The Vibrio ishigakensis genome has a window encoding:
- a CDS encoding VOC family protein, which produces MNQHEKLNYVEFASEDLNATKTFFTAVFGWEFVDYGPEYTAFSNQGLDGGFYKASACNRTNTGGALLVFYSSNIQSTLDKVVANGGSVVKEIFEFPGGYRFHFTEPSGNEFAVWSESIG; this is translated from the coding sequence ATGAATCAACACGAAAAACTCAACTATGTTGAATTCGCATCTGAAGACTTAAACGCGACTAAAACCTTCTTTACCGCTGTTTTTGGATGGGAATTTGTAGATTACGGGCCTGAATATACAGCCTTTTCAAATCAAGGTTTGGACGGTGGTTTCTACAAAGCCAGTGCCTGTAATCGAACAAACACTGGTGGTGCCCTGTTGGTTTTTTATAGCTCCAATATTCAATCAACCCTCGACAAGGTTGTTGCCAATGGCGGCTCAGTCGTAAAAGAGATCTTCGAATTTCCTGGAGGGTATCGCTTTCACTTTACAGAGCCGAGCGGGAATGAGTTTGCCGTTTGGTCGGAATCGATAGGCTAA